One genomic window of Psychrobacillus sp. INOP01 includes the following:
- a CDS encoding RAxF-45 family protein has protein sequence MNAQLFMLEFLSTSCAITHENALNGTGLSIFSHFHSNNHS, from the coding sequence ATGAATGCACAATTATTTATGTTGGAATTTTTATCAACTTCTTGTGCAATTACTCATGAAAATGCTCTCAACGGGACAGGTCTGTCCATTTTTAGTCATTTTCATAGTAATAATCATAGCTGA
- a CDS encoding sporulation protein — protein MAKKFESSIEVKSIKIDTVVDHPYIEHGINLSGTIYIEGVHDESVENIKLEVFKLTDGESPKIVSKHSIELVGAAASKDMQMIPFEIMPDERWIPDSNEKVTKLILRTTVLFENGSEYNDEDEIYFDIEE, from the coding sequence ATGGCGAAGAAATTTGAATCTTCCATAGAAGTAAAATCTATAAAGATAGACACGGTTGTTGATCATCCTTATATTGAACATGGTATTAATCTGTCGGGTACTATTTATATAGAAGGAGTACACGATGAATCGGTTGAAAATATAAAATTAGAGGTATTTAAACTTACTGATGGTGAATCTCCCAAAATCGTCTCGAAGCACTCAATTGAGTTAGTAGGTGCAGCTGCATCAAAGGATATGCAAATGATTCCATTTGAGATTATGCCAGACGAAAGATGGATTCCAGATAGTAACGAGAAAGTAACGAAACTCATTTTAAGAACGACAGTATTATTCGAAAATGGATCTGAGTATAACGATGAAGACGAGATATATTTTGATATTGAAGAATGA
- a CDS encoding AI-2E family transporter, whose product MEPEKPSFFSTRYIKFLGGRNTVFSLVLLIMIGLVIMIYDEISFIFVPLTVFLGNVILPIILAVIVYYLLRPILRLLEKIKIKRVWGILIIFLVLIGLITLLVFLVFPFLKGQVFKLAEELPTYFIQLFNDLDNFLRTSIFQEYYLQIENDVTSVLNGLPAEIGDFVQNTVTGIATGISSIVGVLTSFVLAIVTVPFIVFYLLKDGEKLPNYVMKLFPPRMRDDLQEVFTGIDRQISSYIQGQILVSMCIGLMIYIGFTIIQMPYALLLGVIAMVTSVVPYLGPVIAITPAAIIALVTSPLLLIGLAIVWTIVQLIEGKFISPQIMGKSLHVHPITIIFVLITAGALFGVPGVILGIPGYAILKVIVSHFYTLFKKRYNKFEPVIENHYEYTNHKVD is encoded by the coding sequence GTGGAGCCAGAAAAACCTTCTTTTTTTTCTACGAGATACATAAAATTTTTAGGTGGACGTAATACAGTCTTTTCATTAGTTCTTTTAATCATGATAGGTCTTGTTATTATGATTTATGATGAAATTTCCTTTATTTTCGTACCATTGACGGTCTTTCTGGGTAATGTAATATTGCCAATTATTTTAGCTGTTATTGTGTATTACTTATTAAGACCGATATTGCGTTTATTGGAAAAAATAAAAATTAAACGTGTCTGGGGAATTCTTATTATTTTCTTAGTATTGATCGGGTTAATAACTTTACTAGTGTTTCTAGTATTTCCTTTTCTAAAGGGGCAAGTCTTTAAGTTAGCTGAAGAGTTACCAACTTATTTTATCCAGCTATTTAACGACTTAGATAACTTTTTGCGAACATCAATTTTCCAGGAATATTATTTACAAATAGAGAATGATGTTACTTCGGTGTTAAATGGCCTTCCAGCTGAAATTGGAGACTTTGTTCAAAATACTGTTACTGGAATTGCAACTGGAATTTCCTCCATTGTGGGAGTTTTAACAAGCTTTGTGTTAGCTATTGTAACTGTTCCATTTATAGTTTTTTATCTATTAAAAGATGGAGAAAAATTACCTAACTATGTAATGAAGCTATTTCCTCCAAGAATGCGGGATGATTTACAGGAGGTATTTACTGGAATAGATAGACAAATTAGTTCTTATATTCAGGGACAGATACTAGTATCTATGTGTATCGGACTAATGATATATATTGGATTTACTATTATTCAAATGCCATATGCACTTTTACTTGGAGTAATAGCGATGGTTACAAGTGTTGTACCTTATTTGGGCCCAGTTATTGCTATTACACCAGCAGCAATTATTGCGTTAGTAACCTCACCATTATTGCTTATAGGATTAGCAATCGTTTGGACAATTGTACAATTAATAGAAGGGAAGTTTATTTCCCCACAAATTATGGGTAAATCATTACATGTTCACCCAATTACCATTATTTTTGTCCTTATAACTGCTGGTGCATTATTTGGAGTACCAGGTGTTATATTAGGTATTCCGGGATATGCCATTTTGAAAGTTATCGTTTCTCACTTTTATACATTGTTTAAAAAACGATATAATAAGTTTGAACCAGTTATTGAAAATCATTATGAGTATACAAATCACAAGGTGGATTGA